Proteins from a genomic interval of Arvicola amphibius chromosome 10, mArvAmp1.2, whole genome shotgun sequence:
- the Nrip1 gene encoding nuclear receptor-interacting protein 1: MTHGEELGSDVHQDSIVLTYLEGLLMHQAAGGSGTALDKKSAGHNEEDQNFNLSGSAFPTCQSNGPTLNTHTYQGSGMLHLKKARLLQSSEDWNAAKRKRLSDSIVNLNVKKEALLAGMVENVPKGKQDSTLLASLLQSFSSRLQTVALSQQIRQSLKEQGYALSHDSLKVEKDLRCYGVASSHLKTLLKKSKTKDQKSGPTLPDVTKNLMRDSFVESPHHVGQSGAKVMSEPLSCAARLQAVASMVEKRASPATSPKPSVACSQLALLLSSEAHLQQYSREHALKTQNAHQAASERLAAMARLQENGQKEISSFQLPKGVSGHLNGQARTSSSSKPVASKNNATSFQNPMGVVPSSPKSTGYKTPLEKNNIKPTANNSLLLHLLKSQTIPTPMNGHSQSERGSRFEESSTPTTIDEYSDNNPSFTDDSSGDESSYSNCVPIDLSCKHRIEKPDADRPVSLENLTQSLLNTWDPKVPGVDIKEDQDTSKNSKLNSHQKVTLLQLLLGHKSEENVERNASPQEVHCDVTKFNPQNYTRTSVIESPGTNRTTPVSTPPLHTSAKAESPINLSQPSLVIKWNSPPYACNTPTSKLTNPAAGHLMDLTKSKESPAEKPAPGESAQNSTTFSASKLLQNLAQSSMPAEELRPSKQLLSGNTEKPLSVIDRLNSPLLSNKTNAVEENKAFSSQPVGPDPALPGCEIENLLERRTVLQLLLGNSSKGKNERKEKVPLRDEATQEHPERSGSEQILMVKIKSEPCDDFQLHNTSVHLNHDAKSAAFLGATPTMRRSTAALPVSEDLKSEPASPQDFSFSKNGLLSRLLRQNQESYPAEDQDRSHRNSELTPLESKNFCMVPKKRKLYTEPLENPFKKMKNSAVETASNHHAPEVHYGSLLNQEELKVSQNDLEFKYPAGHSSASESEHRSWARESKSFNVLKQLLLSENCVRDLSPHRSNSVVDNKKKGHKNSVPSSKPEFGISSLNGLMYSSPQSSSCVDNRTFSYPGVVKTPLSPPFPEHLGCVGSRPEPGLLNGCSMPMPNEKGPIKWVITDMDKNEYEKDSPRLTKTNPILYYMLQKGGNSVTTRETQDKELWRGPSSAESVSQVTIKEELLPAAATEGSFFNLRSPYNSHMGNNASRPHSTNGEVYGLLGSVLSIKKESE, translated from the coding sequence ATGACTCATGGAGAAGAGCTTGGCTCTGATGTGCATCAGGATTCTATTGTTTTAACTTACCTAGAAGGATTACTAATGCATCAGGCAGCCGGGGGATCAGGTACTGCCCTTGACAAAAAGTCTGCCGGACATAACGAAGAAGACCAGAACTTTAACCTTTCTGGCAGTGCCTTCCCCACCTGTCAAAGCAATGGTCCCACgctcaatacacacacataccagggATCCGGCATGCTGCATCTCAAAAAAGCCAGACTGCTGCAGTCTTCCGAGGACTGGAACGCGGCAAAGCGGAAGAGGCTGTCTGATTCCATCGTGAATTTAAAcgtgaagaaggaagctttgctgGCTGGCATGGTGGAGAATGTGCCTAAAGGCAAGCAGGATAGCACGCTACTGGCCTCTTTGCTGCAGTCATTCAGCTCTAGGCTCCAGACTGTTGCTCTGTCACAGCAAATTAGACAGAGCCTCAAAGAGCAAGGATATGCCCTCAGTCACGATTCCTTAAAAGTGGAAAAGGATTTAAGGTGCTACGGCGTGGCCTCGAGTCACTTAAAAACGCTGctgaaaaaaagtaaaaccaaggATCAAAAGTCAGGTCCCACCCTCCCTGATGTGACTAAAAACCTCATGagagacagctttgtggagtcacCTCATCATGTCGGACAAAGTGGGGCAAAGGTCATGAGTGAACCCTTGTCATGTGCAGCGAGATTACAGGCTGTTGCCAGCATGGTGGAAAAAAGGGCTAGTCCTGCCACCTCCCCCAAGCCTAGTGTTGCCTGCAGCCAGCTAGCGCTGCTCCTTTCGAGCGAAGCTCACCTGCAGCAGTACTCGCGGGAGCATGCTCTAAAAACCCAGAATGCACACCAGGCAGCAAGCGAAAGGCTTGCTGCCATGGCCAGATTGCAAGAAAATGGTCAGAAGGAGATCAGCAGTTTCCAGCTCCCCAAAGGGGTGTCTGGCCATCTCAATGGACAGGCCAGAACCTCGTCATCAAGCAAACCGGTGGCTAGCAAGAATAACGCAACATCGTTTCAGAATCCAATGGGTGTTGTTCCGTCTTCCCCCAAAAGCACGGGCTATAAAACCCCGCTGGAAAAGAACAACATAAAGCCAACCGCTAATAACAGTTTGCTCTTACACCTGCTCAAGAGCCAGACCATACCCACACCAATGAATGGGCACAGCCAGAGCGAGAGAGGCAGTCGTTTCGAGGAGAGTAGCACACCCACTACAATTGACGAGTACTCTGATAACAACCCTAGCTTCACAGATGACAGCAGCGGAGACGAAAGCTCCTACTCCAACTGTGTTCCCATTGACTTGTCCTGCAAACACCGCATCGAAAAGCCAGACGCCGACAGACCCGTGTCTCTTGAGAACCTCACTCAGTCCTTGCTAAACACCTGGGATCCCAAAGTCCCTGGTGTGGATATCAAAGAAGATCAAGATACCTCAAAAAATTCCAAGCTGAATTCACACCAGAAGGTCACTCTTCTTCAGCTGCTACTTGGCcataaaagtgaagaaaatgttGAAAGGAATGCCAGCCCTCAGGAAGTCCACTGTGATGTGACTAAGTTCAATCCGCAGAATTACACAAGGACTTCTGTCATTGAAAGCCCCGGTACAAACAGGACTACCCCGGTGAGTACTCCACCACTGCACACATCCGCCAAAGCTGAGTCTCCCATCAATCTTTCGCAGCCCTCGCTGGTCATCAAGTGGAATTCCCCGCCATATGCCTGCAATACCCCCACTTCAAAACTAACAAATCCTGCGGCTGGCCACTTGATGGACCTCACCAAAAGCAAAGAATCGCCCGCTGAGAAACCAGCCCCAGGTGAGAGTGCACAAAATTCGACCACGTTTAGTGCCAGTAAACTGTTACAAAATTTGGCCCAGTCTTCCATGCCCGCGGAAGAGCTCAGACCCAGCAAACAGCTGCTAagtggaaacacagagaaacctctcaGTGTGATTGATAGGTTAAATAGTCCTCTgctctcaaataaaacaaatgcagtTGAAGAAAACAAAGCCTTCAGCAGTCAGCCCGTGGGACCTGATCCGGCACTTCCTGGTTGTGAGATAGAAAATCTGCTGGAAAGACGCACGGTCCTCCAGTTGCTCCTGGGAAATTCCAGCAAAGGGAAGAacgaaaggaaagagaaagttcCTTTGCGAGATGAGGCTACTCAGGAGCATCCGGAGAGATCTGGAAGTGAGCAAATACTGATGGTGAAAATCAAATCCGAGCCTTGTGATGACTTCCAGCTTCACAACACTAGTGTGCATTTAAACCACGATGCTAAGAGCGCCGCGTTCTTAGGCGCCACTCCCACCATGCGGAGGAGTACAGCTGCCTTACCGGTATCCGAGGACTTGAAATCGGAGCCCGCCTCACCtcaggatttttctttctccaagaaTGGTCTGTTAAGTCGGTTGCTGAGACAGAATCAAGAGAGTTACCCAGCAGAAGATCAGGACCGGAGTCACAGAAATAGTGAGCTGACACCCCTGGAATCGAAGAACTTTTGCATGGTCCCCAAGAAAAGGAAGCTTTATACGGAGCCACTAGAAAATccgtttaaaaaaatgaaaaatagtgcAGTAGAGACCGCCAGTAATCACCATGCCCCGGAAGTGCACTATGGGTCCTTGCTTAATCAGGAAGAGCTGAAAGTTAGCCAAAATGATCTCGAGTTTAAGTACCCTGCTGGTCATAGTTCAGCCAGTGAGAGTGAACACAGGAGTTGGGCCCGAGAGAGCAAAAGCTTCAATGTTCTGAAACAGCTGCTTCTCTCCGAGAACTGTGTGCGCGATTTGTCCCCGCACAGGAGCAACTCAGTCGTcgacaataaaaagaaaggacacaAAAACAGTGTGCCCAGTAGCAAACCGGAGTTCGGCATTTCTTCTTTAAACGGACTGATGTATAGTTCCCCTCAGTCCAGCAGTTGTGTGGATAATAGGACATTTTCATACCCGGGAGTGGTAAAAACTCCGCTGAGCCCTCCTTTCCCAGAGCACTTGGGTTGTGTGGGGTCCAGACCAGAACCTGGGCTTTTGAATGGGTGTTCCATGCCCATGCCCAACGAGAAGGGACCCATTAAGTGGGTCATCACGGATATGGATAAGAATGAATACGAGAAAGACTCCCCAAGactgaccaaaaccaaccccATCCTCTATTACATGCTCCAGAAAGGAGGAAATTCTGTTACCACTCGGGAAACACAGGACAAAGAACTCTGGAGGGGgccttcctctgctgagagtgTCTCACAGGTTACAATCAAAGAAGAGCTGCTTCCTGCAGCAGCAACTGAAGGCTCCTTCTTCAATCTAAGAAGCCCTTACAATAGCCATATGGGAAATAATGCTTCCCGCCCACACAGTACAAATGGAGAAGTTTATGGACTTCTGGGAAGCGTGctctcaataaaaaaagaatcagaataa